A segment of the Nitrosopumilus sp. genome:
TGGTGTGTCATAACATCGAATTCCTTCAAAAATTGATGTGGAGTAGTGTAATGCGTGAGTTAACACGTGAACTTTGGCATCCTTGAATGGTACTAGTTTTCCGTTCATCCATATTTTACCTGTCTCTTTCATAGGAGAGGAAAAAAATACTGCTAATTTAAAGAATTATTTTTTTGAGTCCCAGTTTCAAACACTCTGTAAATACATATCAGATAAATAAAAAAGCCAGACATGGAGTGGATTTTGGCGTTAGCGGGAATTGTCTTTATGACGATAGGCTTTATCGGTCACGCATTTGAAATGAGAAAGATTCATATTTCTGATTATGGGGACAAAGAATTGGGTTCAGTCAATATTTTCATAAACAAGAAGAACTTCAAATGGTATGCTGTGATAGGAGTTGGAATTGCTCTTTGGATGATGGCTGAGCGTACATGATGAGAATCATATGGATCATTTCTAAATACTATGAATTGTAACATATGATACCGCGTGTTTTGGGTAACGCCGGACTAACTCTAGATAATGGTCCAAGAATAAACCCATGATGGCGTTTACAGGTGAAAGCCCGTAACGCCACTTTCATTATACAAAATCTATCTCTGAGACTTCTTGATGTATTGCTTTTATGGCCTTTCTGATGTTGTCGTCCTTGTCTTCTATGACGATGATTATTCTTGATGTTTCTTCTTGTGCGTCCATATTCAAAATATTTAGTCCTGATTCACCAATCTTTGCACTAGTTCTTGAAGCCACTTGTTGCACTCTCCACATCTCATCCCCGATTAGCGTGATGACTCCTCGGTTGTATGTGATTGTTGCAAGCGAATCAAATCCTAGCAAATATTTTTCATTTCTACTTACATATTCCCCATCCAAAAATAACACTCGAGAAAATTCAATGCCATTTTTTGTAAACGGCGACAAGATTATGAATTCGCTGTAGTGTTTGTCCTTTTCTAACGATGTTAACAACTTCTGAATGGCGTTTGTTTCAATTCTAATAATGGCACAATTTTCTTTTCCTGTGACTATTTTAATCGGATGCCCTTCCTGCTCATCCACTATTCTCTTAACTGTAGTTATTTTTTCTGGATTTTTCATATTTGTAATTGTAATTGGCACATCCACTCCGTTTTCCACAATCTCTTTAATTGCAATGGGATCTAAAATCTTCATTCCAAACATTCCTGCAAGTCTTGCTTCATTATATGATAATTGAATTATTTCTCTTAATTCTAGATCAACTATTTTAGGATCTGCAGAAACCACTGAGCTGTCTTTTTCAAAGTCTATGCTGGTTTGATATTTTTTATGAAATAGTATTCCCAGA
Coding sequences within it:
- a CDS encoding aspartate kinase codes for the protein MTKLIVAKFGGSAIGPNGETIPKIIQRIIDLKKNSKIIAVFSAPLTIHDGKKRSLTDVILEQGRNAENGIIPSLDIVKSTYQKILEMVNSENKADCENIISFHLEKTQKALDEALEIKEFVNETRSRALAFSGEVLMSHVMNYVLRSNGIKTDAVDFENWPIVTDNNIEFTNFLSSESREKMGTTADLVEKNEVVAIGGFIGKTVDNIVTTYERGGSDRTAADLGILFHKKYQTSIDFEKDSSVVSADPKIVDLELREIIQLSYNEARLAGMFGMKILDPIAIKEIVENGVDVPITITNMKNPEKITTVKRIVDEQEGHPIKIVTGKENCAIIRIETNAIQKLLTSLEKDKHYSEFIILSPFTKNGIEFSRVLFLDGEYVSRNEKYLLGFDSLATITYNRGVITLIGDEMWRVQQVASRTSAKIGESGLNILNMDAQEETSRIIIVIEDKDDNIRKAIKAIHQEVSEIDFV